One Elephas maximus indicus isolate mEleMax1 chromosome 16, mEleMax1 primary haplotype, whole genome shotgun sequence DNA window includes the following coding sequences:
- the FRAT1 gene encoding proto-oncogene FRAT1, whose translation MPCRREEEEKAGEEAEGEEKEQEDSFLLLEQPARLGGSAEVDRLVAQIGEALQLDPAQDSPASLCAPPWQPLQPPLPLAEVPAYRARPPALPLHLPPSSVEATNLGALYSTFGDCGSVRDWAAPYLVAEFAAGPTALSLLPPQPGFEGTPGSGKPGASRQLSGRCRRGWLRGAAASRRLRQRLGPRAKGRTSDDDSHRLLQQLLLSGNLIKEAVRRLRSRRLHLYAKLPQRRLPGPVLPRSSRAACSDPGASRRSAPLRTADRVLVPSS comes from the coding sequence ATGCCGTGCCgcagggaggaagaagagaaagccgGCGAGGAAGCGGAGGGGgaggaaaaagagcaggaggataGCTTTCTCCTGCTGGAGCAGCCAGCGAGGCTGGGCGGATCGGCCGAGGTGGACCGGCTAGTGGCCCAGATAGGCGAGGCGCTGCAGCTGGACCCGGCGCAGGACAGCCCGGCCTCCTTGTGCGCACCGCCGTGGCAGCCGCTGCAGCCACCGCTGCCCCTGGCTGAGGTGCCGGCGTACAGGGCCCGGCCCCCGGCGCTGCCGCTGCATCTGCCGCCCTCATCGGTCGAGGCCACGAACCTAGGAGCCCTGTATAGCACCTTCGGGGACTGCGGCAGCGTGCGGGACTGGGCTGCGCCCTACTTAGTGGCCGAGTTTGCCGCCGGCCCCACGGCGCTGTCACTACTACCCCCTCAGCCCGGCTTTGAAGGAACTCCCGGATCCGGCAAGCCGGGCGCCTCGCGGCAGCTGTCCGGGCGGTGCCGGCGAGGATGGCTCCGGGGTGCAGCCGCCTCCCGCCGTCTACGACAGCGACTCGGGCCCCGGGCCAAAGGCCGCACCAGCGACGACGACTCTCACCGTCTCCTGCAGCAGCTCCTACTCTCGGGAAACCTCATCAAGGAGGCAGTGCGGAGGCTTCGCTCGCGACGGCTGCATTTATATGCAAAGCTTCCCCAACGCCGGCTCCCGGGACCTGTGCTCCCCCGCAGCTCTCGCGCAGCCTGTAGTGACCCTGGCGCGTCCAGGAGGAGCGCGCCGCTCAGAACTGCAGACAGAGTTCTTGTCCCCAGCAGCTAA